The Catellatospora citrea DNA segment GTTGACGAAGCGCTGCCACGGGGTCGCGCCGTCGATCTCGGCCGCCTCGTACTGCTCGCCGGGGATGGTCTGCATCCCGCCGAGAAGCGTCACCATCATGAACGGCACGCCCAGCCAGATGTTGGCGATGATGGCGGTGAGCAGCGCGGTCTTCCAGTCGGCGAACCACTCGACGCGGTCCAGGCCGACGGACTCGAACAGCGAGTTGATCAGGCCGAACTGCTCGTTGAACATGAACCGCCAGGCGAACGCGGACACGAACGCGGGCACCGCCCACGGCAGGATCAGCAGCACCCGGTAGATCCCGCGGCCGCGCATCGGCCGGTTGAGCAGCACGGCCAGGCCCAGACCCAGCCCGTAGTGGAACACCACGCAGGTCACGGTCCACAGCAGTGTCACGCCGAACTGCTGCCAGAATTCGCCGACCTTTCCGGTGAGGATGTTGACGTAGTTGTCGACGCCGACGACCTCCCACGCGTTCGGGTTCGGCTTGCACACCTCGGTGCCGGTGATCGACTTGCTGCAGATCTCGGCGAGCTGGTTGGCCTCGGTGAGGTTCGTGAACGACAGCAGGATGCCGCGGCCCAGCGGATAGAAGATCAGGACGCCGAGCACGAGCACGACGGGGGCGACCATCACCCAGGCGTACCAGTGCTTGTCCCAGCTGCGCCGCAGCCGGCTGGGTCGTCGGGTCTCACGCGGCGGGGGACTGGTCCGGGCCGGCGTGGCGGTGTCTGTGCTCACGGGCGTGCTCCGAGTGGGGGTGAAGTGGGGAAGGGTGCGAGGCCGGCCCCCCGTGCGGGGGACCGGCCTCAGGTGAGCGTCAGCCCGCCGAGTAGGCGGTGACGACCTCGGTCTTGTACTTGTTCGCGACCCCGTCGAGGGAGGTCTTCGGGTCCTTGCCCTGGACCAGGACCTCGGTGGCCATCGTGTCGAGCGGGCCGAAGAACTGGCCACCCTCGGGGATCCACGGGCGGGCCACTGCGGAGGACACGACCGGCTGGAACGCCGCGATGATCGCGTTGTTCTTCACCTTGTCGATGTCGTACGCCGACTTGCGGGTCGGCAGCACACCGAGCTTGTCGGCCAGGAACGCCTGCGAGGTCGCCGAGGACATGAACTTCACGAACGCGATGGCCGCGGCGGCCTTGTCCTGCGCCATGCCGGAGTACAGCACGTAGTTGTGGCCGCCCACGGGCGCGCCGGCCTTGGCCGAACCTGCCGGGACCGCGGCGACGCCGAGGTTGTCGATGCCACCGAAGGTCGGCGCGTTGCGGAGGTTGTTGACCTCCCACGGGCCGTTGATGATCATGGCGACCTTCTGCTCCTTGAACAGGGTCATCATGGTGCCGTAGGAGTCGTTGGCCGGCGGCTTGACCGCGGCGCCGGACTTGACCAGGTCAGCGGCGACCGCGATGCCCGCGACGTTGGCCGCGGAGTTCACGGTGATCTTCTTGGCGGCGGTGTCGACCAGGTCGCCGCCCTCGCCGTAGATGAACGGCAGCAGGAAGTAGCCGCCGGCGTTGATGAACAGGCCGTCCTTCTTGGTCTTGGCCTTGATCGCAGCCGCGGCGGTCTTCACGTCGGCCCAGGTCTTCGGCGCCTCGGTGATACCCGCGTCGGCGAAGATCTTCTTGTTGTACATGAGCGCGAGCGAGTCGGTGACCTGCGGGACGCCGTAGGTCTTGCCGTCGAACTTGTTCGCCGACATGGGGGTGGCGAAGTAGTCCGACTCGTCGGCGAGCAGCTCGCTGCCGTCGAGGTTGTACAGGTAGCCCAGGGACGCGAACTCCGGCACCCACGCCACCTCGGCGCGCAGGATGTCCGGGGCGCCGGACTTGGCCGCGGCGGCGGTCTTGAACTTGTTCTGCGCCTCGCCGAACGGGACCGACTGGTAGTTGATCTTCACGTTCGGGTAGGTCTTGTTGAACTCGGTGATGAGCTCCTTGAACGCCGGGCCCTCGTTGGCGGGGTCCGACGTGTCCCACCACGTCAGCTCGGCAGCCAGGGCTGCGGGGTCGGTCTTGGTGGGTGCCTCGGTCGCGTCGTTGCCACATGCCGTCACCGCGAGTGCGATGGCAGCGGAGGCAAGAACGGCGATCCCTCTGGCGGTGCGACGCATTATTCGCTCCTCGGGGGTATGCCTGTCCTTCCAGCGCGCGACGTTAGCAAGAAGTTTCTGATTCAGAAAGTCCTTGCGCCTTTTCCTGCAACGCCGTTACCGAATGGCGTCCACAAATCCGGCAAACCACCGCGATGTGCATGCGTGACGCCGTTCACATCCGCGTGATCTACTGAAATCAATTGGCAGACTTTGCTAACAGTTTCAGCAGGTCGGCGAATCGGGTGTCACCGGGCCCGGCGAAGGTGACACAGTGCACCCATGCGCGACCCCGGCCACGACGACCTCCGGCAGGCCCTGCAAGCCCTGCAAGCCGCCCTCCGCCCGCACACCGCCGCCGACTGGGACGTCCCGGCCGGCACGCTCGACTGGACCTGCCGCGACACCGCCGCCCACATCGCCCACGACCTCACCGCGTACGCCGGCCAGCTCGCCGCCGCCCCCGACGACGCGTACCTGCCCTGCGACCTCACCGTGCGCCCCGAGGCCACCACGGCACAGTTGCTGCAGATCATCACCGCCGCGGGCGGGCTGCTGGCCACCGCGCTCGCCGCCGCCGACCCCGCCCTGCGCGCCTGGCACTGGGGCCCCTGCGACCCGAGCGGCTTCGCCGCCATGGGCATGGCCGAGACGCTGCTGCACACCCACGACATCACCCGCGCCCTGGACCCCGCCTGGCGGCCGCCCGCCGACCTGGCCGCGCTGATCCTGCACCGGCTGTTCCCCGACGCCCCCACCGGAGACCCCGCCGACGTGCTGCTCTGGTGCACCGGCCGCGGCGACCTGCCCGGCCGTGCCCACCGCACCCAGTGGAGCTGGCGCGCCGCCCGCGGCTGACCACCCATGCCTGGAAGAACTTGCATGAACTTTCCCACAGGCCGCTGACAGCCGCCCGGTCCGCCGCCTAGCGTCCCCCCATGGGCGACGAAGAAGTCAAGGCACTGCTGCGCATGCGCGGCGCGCAGACCATCGACCATCCCGGCGGCACCCTCTACACCCATCTGGTACGCGTACACGACCGCCTCGCCGCACACGGCCTGCCCGACTCGACCGCGCTCGCGGGCCTGGCCCACGCCGCGTACGGCACCGACGGTTTCGACACCGCCCTGCTCACCCTTGACGAACGCGACCTGCTGCGCGCCGCCGCCGGGCCCGACGCCGAACTCATCGTGCACCGCTACGCCGCCACCGGACGCAAGGCGACGTGGCAGCCCCTGGCGCAGACCCGGCAGTTGCACAACCGCTTCGACGGCACCGTGCAGACCCTCACCGCCGCCGAACTGCGCCCACTGGTCGACCTGAGCATCGTCAACGAACTCGACCTGTGCGAGCAGGCCCCCGACGTCGCCACCCGCTACGGCGACTACTTCCGCACCCTGTTCGCCTCCTGGGCCGACCTGGCCTCCCCGCAGGTCACCGCCGACGCCCGCGCCACCCTCGGCGGCTGACCCGCCCACGGCCGAAAAACGCGCCGACCCGACGCCAACCAGCAGGCTGCCCGTCGGGCCCGGCGCCGACCTCGGCGCGGCGGCCGGTCACGGACGGCCGCGGTGGCGCTCCCACTCGTGCGACAGGATCGACATCACCGTCGCGTCCACCCAGCCGTCCCCGTCGCGCAGCACCTCACGCAGCACACCCTCCGCGACGAAACCCACTTTCTCGTACACCCGGCGCGCCCGCGGATTGAACGCGAACACCTCCAACTCGACCCGGTGCAGACCCAGCCGCTCGAAGCCGTACCCGACGAACAGCCGGATCGCCTCCGTGCCCAGCCCCCGGTCCCGGCCCGCCGCAGCGAGCAGCACCCGGAAATTGCAGCTGCGGTTGCCCGCACTCCACTCGTTGAACACCACCTCGCCGACACACGCGTCCGTGGCCCGGTCCACCACCGCCAGATCCAGCCGGTCCGGCTGCGCGTTGCGGGTGCCGTACCAGCGGCGCAGGATCTTCTCCTGCTCCGCGTCGTCCTCCTCGCCGGCGCTGCTGCCGGTCAGCCGGATCACCTCCGGATCGCGCAGCGCGGCCCGGATACCGTCCAGATCCCCGTCGGCGAACGGGCGCAGCACCACCTTGTCACCGGTGAGGGTCGGCTTGACGCTGAAATCGGCCGTCTGATCGTCGAACACCCCGCGATGATGGCGAGCCGCGGCCCGCCGCGCAATCGGTAAACCACACCCGCCCCACCCGGCTCGGCCACCACCCGCTCCGGCCGCGGACGCCATGAGGCATGCTGGGAGGCGAGTTTTGCGACTGGCGGCACGAGGATGGGAACGACCATCAGGGAGCGAAGCCGCGGAAGCCGACCGCCTGGGCGACCGCGTGAAGGAGCCGCATGTCCGCGCCCGCCACCGCCCGCCTGCTGCCCGGCAAACCCGTCGCCGACGAGGTCCTCGCCGACGTCGCCACCCGCTCAGCCGCGCTGCGCGCCCGTGGCATCACTCCCAGCCTGGCCACCCTGCTCGTCGGCGACGACGATGCCAGCGCCGGCTACATCCGCATCAAGCAGCAGCAGGCCGCCGCGCTGGGCTTCGTGTCCCCGCACGAGCACCTGCCCGCCACCGCCACCCAGGCCGACGTCGAGCGCGTCATCACCGCCTGGAACGACGACCCGACCGTGCACGGCATGCTCGTGCAGTACCCCATCCCCGGCCACCTCGACTACAACGCCGCCCTGCAGGCCATGGACCCCGACAAGGACGTCGACGGCATGCACCCCATGAACATGGGTCGCCTCGCCCTAGGCATCCCCGGCCCGCTGCCGTGCACCCCCGCCGGCATCGAAGCACTGCTCGCCCACTACGACATCGGCGTCGCCGGCCGTGAGGTCGTCATCCTCGGCCGCGGCGCGACCCTCGGCCGTCCCCTGGCCATGCTGCTCGCGCAGAAACGCCCCACAGCCGACGCCGCCGTCACCGTCGTGCACACCGGCGTCAAGGACTGGGCCCGCTACACCCGCCGCGCGGACATCCTCATCGCCGCCGCCGGCGTGCCCGGCATCATCCAGCCCGAACACGTCAAGCCCGGCGCTGTGGTCGTGGGCGGTGGCGTGCGCTACGAAGGCCGCCGCATCCTGCCCGACGTCGACGAGTCCGTCGCCGACGTCGCCGGGGCGATCACCCCCCGCGTAGGCGGCGTCGGCCCGACCACCGTCGCGATGCTGTTCCGCAACGTCGTCGCCGCCGCCGAACGCGCCAACCCGTGACCCCCGCGAGGGCCGCGGTCGCCACCCTGCACCGGTACCCGGTCAAATCCCTGCTCGGCGAACAGCTCGACACCGCCGACGTGATCGGCACCGGCCTGACCGGCGACCGCGCCCTCGCCCTGCGCGACACCACCACCGGCCGCATCGCCAGCGCCAAACACCCCCGGCTCTGGCAGCGGCTGCTCACCCTCACCGCCACCACCGACCCCCACGGCGTACACATCACCGGCCCCGGAACCGACGTGCACAGCACCGACCCGGCCGCCGCGAAGACCCTCTCGGCGCTGCTCGGCCGCGACGTCGAACTCACCGCGACCCCACCCGAACAGGCCCGACTCGATCGCGCCGACCCCGACGCCTTCCTGCGTGTCGGCATTACCGCGACCCTGCCGTTGGCCGCCAGCGCCCTCGGCGGCGCCGCACCGGGCACCTTCTTCGACTTCGCGCCCGTACACCTGCTCACCACCGCGACCCTGCGCCGCATCACCGCGCTGCACCCCGGCCACACCGCCGACCCGTGCCGCTACCGGCCCAACATCGTCGTCGACACCACCGCCGACGGCTTCCCCGAGGACGACTGGGTCGGCCGCGAGCTGCGCATCGGCGACGACCTCGTACTGCGCGTCATCGTCACGACACCACGCTGCGCGATCCCCACCCTCGCCCACGGCGGCCTGCCCCGCGACCTCGACGCCCTGCGGGTGCTCGCCCGCCACCACCGCATCGTGCCGCTGCCCGCACTCGGCCCGCAGCCCTGCGCGGGTGTCTACGCCCAGGTCCTGCACCCGGGCCGGATCGGCCCCGGTGACCCCGTCCGCGCCGTTTAGGGCACTACCTGTTGTAGGAGGCCGTGTACGAACGTCAGCTGGTACATCCCGCCGCTGTCGGCCGGTATGTCCACGGCCCACCGTGCCGGTACCTGGGGGTCGCGCTGCCGTGCTGCCGGGTATCGGGCCAGTACGTCGTCGACCACGCACGACCATGGTGCCAACCCCTGCACCGGCCCCAACTCCGGCACGGCGGTGTCCGGTGCCCGTACCAGCCATCCGTGCAGCACGATATCGTCGGTGCCGACCAGTGCCTCCCAGCGCAGTTGCGGCCATAGCCCTGCCAGCCGCCATCGGTGTGCGGTCAACACCGCGTCGCCGTACGGCACTGGCTGCCGCTCATCGGCCGGACCCAATGCTGCCTCGTACAGCGACAGCCCCTTGGGCGCGGACCTCGACCGCAGCATTGTCTGCCACCGGTGGTGTGCCTGCATGTACTGCGTGTGCGTAGCCGACAGTTCCGCGCACGCCGCTTGCACCAACTGCGGCTGGTAGTCGGACATCCGCCGTAGCAGCATCAGTTGGAATTCCCGCCGGGCGAATCCTTTCACGGCGTGAGCGTAGGGGGCGGGGCGTCTCACCGTGGCCTGATCGACAGTTCACGACCGCGAGTGGGTATCGGGTACAACAGGAGACACCCCGCGAAAGGACCGAGCAGATGCCCGCCTGCCCCCGCTGGACCATCGCGCTCATCGCCGCTGTCGTGCTCACCTTGGGCTGCGGCGCGTTGCCCGAACCTGCCACCCCTGACGGCGGTGCGCCTCAGTCCGGTGCGGTTCCCACCGCCACCACCACCGGCGAACCCGACGGCACCACGACCGTCGACGAGTTCAAGAGGGACGCCCGCATCGCGGTCACCGAGGCCGAGGCCTACTGGTCCGGCGTGTTCAAAGCCTCCGGTGTCGCCTTCACTGCCGTCGGTGCCGTCACGGCCTACCGCGACAGCGGCGACCTCGTCTGCGGCCGCGAACCGATCCCCGCCGACAACGCCGTCTACTGCCCGGCGGGCGATTTCATCGCCTACGACGTCGACTGGGCTGTGGTGGCGTTCCGCAGGATCGGCGACGCGTTCGTGTACTACCTGCTGGGCCATGAGTACGCCCACGCCGTCCAGGCCCGTCTCGGCATCGAGCACCGCTACGGCATCGACCATGAACTCCAGGCGGACTGCATGGCCGGCGCCTACCTCGGCGACTCCGTCCGCAGCCGCCGGCTGCGGCTCGCCGACGGCGACCTCGAGGAGTTCCGCCGCGGCCTGCTCGCCGTCGGTGACCCTGAAGGCCAGCCCTGGTTCGCCCCCGAGTCCCACGGCACCGTCGCCCAGCGCACCGACGCGTTCTTCGCCGGGTACGAGAAGTCCTTGGACGCCTGCGATCTCAGCTGATCCAGGACCGCGGTGCTGTCGGCCTTCTGGCCGACAGCGCCGCACCGCTCACCCCACCGCACAGGCCCGGAAGCTGACACCCTCCAGGACCGGCACCATCCGGCTCACCCCCACCTCGGCCGCGATCGCCACATCCTGCGGATACCCGTAGCCGGTCAGCTCCCGGCCGCTCGCACAATCTTGCAGCACCTGCGGGAACCGGCCCGCCACCCGCTGGTAGGCCGCCGCGGCGGCCTCCGCCTCCGGTGACAGCGGCCCGAACCCGTGCCGGTCCAGGGCGTCGACGAACGCCCCTGCACCCCACAGATCCTCCACCGCCGGCCGCAGCGAATCGTCGGCCCGCCACCGCTCACCACCGGCGACCACCGCCACCACCGTGTCCGGGTCGTCCGCGAGCCGGGCCGCGGTCCACGCCGCGGCCGCCGCCGCGTTGCGCAGCGACACCCCGACCACCGTGGCTCCCGTGTCGGCCAGACGCTGCGCGATCGTCGATCCGTTCGGCGACGGCAGCACCAGCCGCCGCACGCCGGCCGCGGTCCGGATCGTCGCCGGCGACAGGCTCACCGGATGCCGGGCGTCGACCTCGGAGCGGCCCACCGCCAGTAGCGCGTCATGGCGGCGGGCGTACTCGGACGCGCTCGCGTCCCGCCACCGGTAGGGGTACACCTCGATGCCCAGGTCCGCCGCGACGGTCAGCGCCGTGGTGAACGACAGCACGTCCACCACTGCCACGATCGTGGCTCCCGCGCCTACCGCGTCGGCGCCCTGCGGGCCCCAGTCGACGCGTACGCGGTATCCGGCCTGCTGATACGGGTTGATCATCGGGCGATTCTGTCGCATTGCGGCGTGCCGCAAGGCTGTGGGGTGGTACGGGTCGGCCCTTGCCGCCGCGGGACTCCCGACGGGCTCAGGGCTGCGGTTGTTCGTCCGGGTCCTGGGCGGTGGCGGTCGGCTGACCGATCACGTTGCCGGCGTCGTCGAGGCGGACGGTGAACGTCACGTTCAGCCGTTTGCCCCGGCACGTCTCGGCCGGGTCGCCGGGCTTGACCGGGGTCGGTGGCGCCATCCGGCGCTGACCTGCAGGAGGCCGGCAGATCAGGCGGTCCACTGCGGCCCGACGGTCCCGGAGGTCGTCCAGGCCCCGCCCTCGCGCACCAGCGCGTACGCCAGACCACGCAGACCACCCCGGAACACCGACAGCGGCACCTGGGCACGATCGGCGCGAGCGCGACCAGCACACCGTTGCCGGCCCTGTGGACCTCTGACCCCTGGCCGGTCACGGCGGCACCGTCGGCGACGAACCGGACCGGCCCGTACGCCGCCAGAGCCGTCACGATGCCCGCGCGAACCCGATCTGGCAGGGCACTGGCCGACGGTCGCAGGATGTCTGCTCGATCACGTTGACGCAGGTGTGGTCGGCGACGAACGTCACCGACCCGGCGTACGGTCACCGAGATGGACCGAGCCCGCCGGCGACTCGATCGCGACGGCGTACGCCGCGGCTGTCGGCGTGACCGGGGGAGCCGACGGACCGGCGGCCGATGCCGACGCCGAACGACGCGGCCACCCTGCCCTCACCCGCGCAGCCGGACACGGCGAGCACCACCGCCGGCCCCAGCACGACCGTTGCGCCGCCCCGCCATCGCGCCCGCCACTGCACGATCGACCGTCACCCCCCGCCGGACTCGAGGCTCTGCCCGACCACACCGCCGGTTCCGGCACACACGGCCGCCGGCGTCAGCCGACCGGCTTCTCCCAGACGGAGACGTGGGACGGGCTCTCGTTCGTGAACGGCGCACGTGTCCAGCCGTCCCAGCGCTCGCGCAGCCGCAGCCCGGCCAACTGCGCCATCAGGTCGAGTTCGGCGGGCCACACGTACCGGAACGGAATGGACCGGTAGCTGCCCCGCCCGTCGACGACCTCGACGTAGTTCGAGCTCATCTGCTGGGTCGCCACGTCGTACAGGTCGAACGCCCACCCGCTCGCGCCCGTCTGGAACGGGACCGCCTGTTGCCCGGGCGGGAGTTTGCGTAGCTCGGGAACCATGACCTCGACGACGAAGCAGCCCCCCGGCGCGAGGTGGGCGGCGACGTTGCGGAAGCAGGCGACCTGCTCCTCCTGCGTGGTCAAATTCATGATCGTGTTGAAGACGAGGTACGCCAGCGAGAACGTCCCGCCGACGGTCGTGGTGGCGAAGTCGCCGATCGTCACCCCGATCGCATCGCCGCCGGGCTTGGCCCGCAATCGGGCCACCATCGCCCGGGACAGGTCGATCCCGTGCACCTGCACGCCACGTTCGGCCAGCGGCACCGCGACCCGC contains these protein-coding regions:
- a CDS encoding MOSC domain-containing protein; amino-acid sequence: MTPARAAVATLHRYPVKSLLGEQLDTADVIGTGLTGDRALALRDTTTGRIASAKHPRLWQRLLTLTATTDPHGVHITGPGTDVHSTDPAAAKTLSALLGRDVELTATPPEQARLDRADPDAFLRVGITATLPLAASALGGAAPGTFFDFAPVHLLTTATLRRITALHPGHTADPCRYRPNIVVDTTADGFPEDDWVGRELRIGDDLVLRVIVTTPRCAIPTLAHGGLPRDLDALRVLARHHRIVPLPALGPQPCAGVYAQVLHPGRIGPGDPVRAV
- a CDS encoding 2-phosphosulfolactate phosphatase, translated to MINPYQQAGYRVRVDWGPQGADAVGAGATIVAVVDVLSFTTALTVAADLGIEVYPYRWRDASASEYARRHDALLAVGRSEVDARHPVSLSPATIRTAAGVRRLVLPSPNGSTIAQRLADTGATVVGVSLRNAAAAAAWTAARLADDPDTVVAVVAGGERWRADDSLRPAVEDLWGAGAFVDALDRHGFGPLSPEAEAAAAAYQRVAGRFPQVLQDCASGRELTGYGYPQDVAIAAEVGVSRMVPVLEGVSFRACAVG
- a CDS encoding DUF6817 domain-containing protein, translating into MGDEEVKALLRMRGAQTIDHPGGTLYTHLVRVHDRLAAHGLPDSTALAGLAHAAYGTDGFDTALLTLDERDLLRAAAGPDAELIVHRYAATGRKATWQPLAQTRQLHNRFDGTVQTLTAAELRPLVDLSIVNELDLCEQAPDVATRYGDYFRTLFASWADLASPQVTADARATLGG
- a CDS encoding carbohydrate ABC transporter permease; the protein is MSTDTATPARTSPPPRETRRPSRLRRSWDKHWYAWVMVAPVVLVLGVLIFYPLGRGILLSFTNLTEANQLAEICSKSITGTEVCKPNPNAWEVVGVDNYVNILTGKVGEFWQQFGVTLLWTVTCVVFHYGLGLGLAVLLNRPMRGRGIYRVLLILPWAVPAFVSAFAWRFMFNEQFGLINSLFESVGLDRVEWFADWKTALLTAIIANIWLGVPFMMVTLLGGMQTIPGEQYEAAEIDGATPWQRFVNITLPGLRSVSMTVLLLGFIWTFNMFPIIFLVTGGEPAGQTEILVTGAFRSAFEGIRNYSLSSTYGVLILSILLVFSVFYRRALRKQGEVW
- a CDS encoding neutral zinc metallopeptidase — its product is MPACPRWTIALIAAVVLTLGCGALPEPATPDGGAPQSGAVPTATTTGEPDGTTTVDEFKRDARIAVTEAEAYWSGVFKASGVAFTAVGAVTAYRDSGDLVCGREPIPADNAVYCPAGDFIAYDVDWAVVAFRRIGDAFVYYLLGHEYAHAVQARLGIEHRYGIDHELQADCMAGAYLGDSVRSRRLRLADGDLEEFRRGLLAVGDPEGQPWFAPESHGTVAQRTDAFFAGYEKSLDACDLS
- a CDS encoding maleylpyruvate isomerase N-terminal domain-containing protein — protein: MRDPGHDDLRQALQALQAALRPHTAADWDVPAGTLDWTCRDTAAHIAHDLTAYAGQLAAAPDDAYLPCDLTVRPEATTAQLLQIITAAGGLLATALAAADPALRAWHWGPCDPSGFAAMGMAETLLHTHDITRALDPAWRPPADLAALILHRLFPDAPTGDPADVLLWCTGRGDLPGRAHRTQWSWRAARG
- a CDS encoding class I SAM-dependent DNA methyltransferase, with product MIDQDGYFGESVAQRYDDSSSEMFQHDVVAVTADVLAGLAAGGRALELGIGTGRVAVPLAERGVQVHGIDLSRAMVARLRAKPGGDAIGVTIGDFATTTVGGTFSLAYLVFNTIMNLTTQEEQVACFRNVAAHLAPGGCFVVEVMVPELRKLPPGQQAVPFQTGASGWAFDLYDVATQQMSSNYVEVVDGRGSYRSIPFRYVWPAELDLMAQLAGLRLRERWDGWTRAPFTNESPSHVSVWEKPVG
- a CDS encoding bifunctional 5,10-methylenetetrahydrofolate dehydrogenase/5,10-methenyltetrahydrofolate cyclohydrolase, translated to MSAPATARLLPGKPVADEVLADVATRSAALRARGITPSLATLLVGDDDASAGYIRIKQQQAAALGFVSPHEHLPATATQADVERVITAWNDDPTVHGMLVQYPIPGHLDYNAALQAMDPDKDVDGMHPMNMGRLALGIPGPLPCTPAGIEALLAHYDIGVAGREVVILGRGATLGRPLAMLLAQKRPTADAAVTVVHTGVKDWARYTRRADILIAAAGVPGIIQPEHVKPGAVVVGGGVRYEGRRILPDVDESVADVAGAITPRVGGVGPTTVAMLFRNVVAAAERANP
- a CDS encoding extracellular solute-binding protein; the encoded protein is MRRTARGIAVLASAAIALAVTACGNDATEAPTKTDPAALAAELTWWDTSDPANEGPAFKELITEFNKTYPNVKINYQSVPFGEAQNKFKTAAAAKSGAPDILRAEVAWVPEFASLGYLYNLDGSELLADESDYFATPMSANKFDGKTYGVPQVTDSLALMYNKKIFADAGITEAPKTWADVKTAAAAIKAKTKKDGLFINAGGYFLLPFIYGEGGDLVDTAAKKITVNSAANVAGIAVAADLVKSGAAVKPPANDSYGTMMTLFKEQKVAMIINGPWEVNNLRNAPTFGGIDNLGVAAVPAGSAKAGAPVGGHNYVLYSGMAQDKAAAAIAFVKFMSSATSQAFLADKLGVLPTRKSAYDIDKVKNNAIIAAFQPVVSSAVARPWIPEGGQFFGPLDTMATEVLVQGKDPKTSLDGVANKYKTEVVTAYSAG
- a CDS encoding GNAT family N-acetyltransferase; this encodes MFDDQTADFSVKPTLTGDKVVLRPFADGDLDGIRAALRDPEVIRLTGSSAGEEDDAEQEKILRRWYGTRNAQPDRLDLAVVDRATDACVGEVVFNEWSAGNRSCNFRVLLAAAGRDRGLGTEAIRLFVGYGFERLGLHRVELEVFAFNPRARRVYEKVGFVAEGVLREVLRDGDGWVDATVMSILSHEWERHRGRP